The Synechococcales cyanobacterium CNB genome includes a window with the following:
- the rplK gene encoding 50S ribosomal protein L11, producing the protein MAKKEVVKSFKLMAPGGSATPAPPLGPVLGANGVNPGQFIQQFNAATAKLGGKLVGCIVTVYSDRSFTFEIKSSPASVLIKEAAGIEKGSGVPNKEKVGTITKSQVRKIAQEKLADLNSGSVEAAMRVVEGTARSMGVTVVEG; encoded by the coding sequence ATGGCCAAGAAAGAAGTCGTCAAATCGTTCAAGCTGATGGCCCCCGGTGGGTCGGCCACGCCCGCGCCACCTCTCGGCCCCGTCTTGGGCGCGAACGGCGTCAACCCGGGCCAGTTCATCCAGCAGTTCAACGCGGCGACCGCGAAACTGGGCGGGAAACTGGTCGGGTGCATCGTGACGGTCTATAGCGACCGCTCGTTCACCTTCGAGATCAAGAGCTCGCCGGCCTCGGTGCTCATCAAGGAGGCCGCGGGGATCGAGAAAGGCTCGGGCGTGCCCAACAAGGAGAAGGTGGGCACGATCACGAAGTCGCAGGTGCGGAAGATCGCGCAGGAGAAGCTCGCCGACCTGAACTCGGGGAGCGTCGAGGCGGCGATGCGCGTGGTCGAGGGCACGGCCCGTTCGATGGGCGTCACCGTGGTGGAGGGCTGA
- a CDS encoding 50S ribosomal protein L1, translating to MPKLSKRARANAPLAPQSPLPMPEAIAALKKFKPPKFDQTVEVVMHLGVDVKQADQNLRGSVSLPRGIGKTKRVVAFCTADVTKDALAAGATKAGGEELVAEIEGGWMDFDVAVASPDMMRVISKLGRVLGPKGLMPSPKNGTVTKNVVDAVKEFAAGKVEYRTDKSGNVHAIIGKMSFPESDLLENLQHFVATIEKAKPSSVKGTYVKKISVCGTMTPGVQVQYASAVPTA from the coding sequence ATGCCGAAACTGAGCAAGCGAGCACGCGCCAACGCCCCTCTTGCCCCGCAGTCGCCGCTGCCGATGCCGGAGGCGATCGCCGCGCTGAAGAAGTTCAAGCCGCCGAAGTTCGACCAGACGGTCGAGGTGGTGATGCACCTCGGCGTGGACGTGAAGCAGGCGGACCAGAACCTGCGCGGTTCGGTGAGCCTGCCCCGGGGGATCGGCAAGACCAAGCGCGTGGTCGCGTTCTGCACCGCGGACGTGACGAAGGACGCGCTGGCCGCCGGCGCGACGAAGGCGGGCGGCGAGGAGCTGGTCGCCGAGATCGAGGGCGGGTGGATGGACTTCGACGTGGCCGTTGCCAGCCCGGACATGATGCGCGTGATCTCGAAACTGGGCCGGGTGCTCGGGCCGAAGGGGCTGATGCCCTCGCCCAAGAACGGCACGGTGACGAAGAACGTGGTGGACGCGGTGAAGGAGTTCGCCGCGGGCAAGGTGGAGTATCGCACGGACAAGAGCGGGAACGTCCACGCGATCATCGGCAAGATGTCGTTCCCGGAGAGCGACCTGCTGGAGAACCTGCAGCACTTCGTCGCCACGATCGAGAAGGCGAAGCCCTCCTCGGTGAAAGGGACGTACGTCAAGAAGATCAGCGTCTGCGGCACCATGACCCCGGGCGTCCAGGTGCAGTACGCCTCGGCAGTCCCGACCGCCTGA
- a CDS encoding 50S ribosomal protein L10 produces MSKAVKEIIIRDYRDRLNGVEEMLLVSIRGVSANDANKIRSGLAKKNIRVTVLRNTLARKAFEGTPLSALEPMLSGPTAGVYGGETVVEVAREIVELVKTFPGIELKGAVLDGELYAGEEGVKRLSTMPTREEAIAQAVTLILSPARKLAAQIKGPGSRLAGVVKTIEEKLEKGETIAKSA; encoded by the coding sequence ATGTCCAAAGCCGTCAAAGAGATCATCATCCGCGACTACCGCGACCGGCTCAACGGCGTCGAAGAGATGCTGCTGGTGAGCATCCGCGGCGTGAGCGCGAACGACGCGAACAAGATCCGCTCCGGTCTCGCGAAGAAGAACATCCGAGTGACCGTGCTTCGCAACACCCTCGCCCGCAAGGCGTTCGAGGGTACGCCGCTCAGCGCGCTCGAACCCATGCTCTCCGGCCCGACCGCCGGGGTGTACGGCGGCGAGACGGTCGTTGAGGTCGCCCGCGAGATCGTCGAACTCGTCAAGACCTTCCCCGGCATCGAACTCAAGGGGGCGGTGCTCGATGGCGAGCTGTACGCCGGCGAAGAGGGCGTCAAGCGGCTGAGCACCATGCCCACGCGCGAAGAGGCGATCGCGCAGGCCGTCACGCTCATCCTTAGCCCGGCCCGCAAGCTCGCGGCCCAGATCAAGGGACCAGGCTCGCGCCTGGCGGGCGTCGTCAAGACCATCGAAGAGAAACTGGAGAAGGGCGAGACGATCGCCAAGTCCGCGTGA
- a CDS encoding 50S ribosomal protein L7/L12, with translation MSETATKEFSAKITKLGDELAGLSLKEAVDLGDYLKETYGIEAAAGGAVVMAGPGGGGGAPAVEEKTEFDVILKAAGAEKIKVIKVVREATGLGLKEAKDLVDGAPKPVKQGLSKEDADKLAAALKEAGAEVELK, from the coding sequence ATGTCCGAGACCGCAACCAAGGAGTTCTCCGCGAAGATCACCAAACTCGGCGACGAGCTTGCCGGGCTGAGCCTGAAGGAAGCCGTCGATCTGGGCGACTACCTGAAGGAGACCTACGGCATCGAGGCCGCGGCCGGCGGCGCGGTCGTCATGGCCGGCCCGGGCGGAGGCGGCGGGGCTCCGGCGGTCGAGGAGAAGACGGAGTTCGACGTCATCCTCAAGGCTGCAGGCGCCGAGAAGATCAAGGTCATCAAGGTTGTCCGCGAGGCGACCGGGCTTGGCCTGAAGGAGGCCAAGGATCTGGTCGACGGCGCTCCCAAGCCCGTCAAGCAGGGCCTCTCGAAGGAGGATGCGGACAAGCTGGCTGCGGCTCTGAAGGAGGCGGGCGCCGAGGTCGAACTGAAGTGA
- the rpoB gene encoding DNA-directed RNA polymerase subunit beta, with protein sequence MAGKTVREKRVRNYSKRGDGMSIPDLTELQGRAYERFLQLNKGPHERDPSLGLEALLREVFPIESYDGTMRLEYLHYTLDEPRYTPDECRELRLTYGRPFRLAVRLQRDNHADLPEEDIFLGEFPIMMGGGEFIVNGAERVIVSQLHRSPGVDFQIVSSEGDRPLHSARIIPERGSWIELEVTKKDVLAMKIDQSTKMAATTFLRCLDESVASTDAIISLFYEVSEIKAADVQPEHWAAQSIIDTETGEEFVHVGRQIGDKAEAIRSSSLKKVRVVQNPSDELILNTVAEEKLEQFEAATDREKALLKVYSRLRPGNPPQVDKALQLFNEKFFDENRYRLGKVGRFRINRKFDLDTPDDAMFLSSEDYLKVIAYILDLRSNRLDPKTGRPAAQIDDIDHLGNRRLRTLDELAVDELRKGFLKLRRTVQERMSVKDPEEVTKIADLVNSKSISSAIDFFFGRSELSQVVDQTNPLSTLVHERRLSALGPGGLNRKRAGFEVRDVHISHYGRICPIETPEGTNIGLIASLGIFASVDEYGFLRTAYRVVKNGKPTGEVVHLRADEEMKAVLAPADAVEPDGKLRAGTILARVDSELKEIDSGQVDYLDISPKQIVGISAALIPFLEHDDANRALMGSNMQRQAVPLIRVEPPAIATGVETHVGMNSGMVVRAKRGGTVTFADAERIIIDNADEYVLRKFVGLNERTCLNQRPVVRSGQKVEKGQVIADGAATCQGELAIGKNVLIAFNTFDGYNFEDAIVISERLVKDDVFTSIHIDAFDVEIRETKLGREEFTRDIPNVSEKMLRNLDDNGVIRVGARVGPGDILVGKVSPKSKTELTPEEKLLHAIFGRAGEDVKNDSLEVPAGVEGIVIGTKKFSRRTHMNEAQKKQQKKDIEAYERSMDVKAIDLFREMTAAINAITGSEMVDPMTRQKVGASDIPEVILEQIKTFDVKWIKGSKETRERAEVVQKQYWPRIEAIEQEKQRKVSHMKRGDELPSGVLEMVKVYLASKRHLSVGDKMAGRHGNKGVIARIVPEEDMPFMEDGTPVDVLLNPLGVPSRMNVGQILELHLGWAAHVLGFQAVTPVFDGATEEEIHAAIEEANADVERRTREYEEQGRWPHPREILARMPRGGKIQLYDGRTGDPFKQRTSVGFMYLLKLHHLVDDKIHARATGPYSLITQQPLGGKARTGGQRFGEMEVWALEAYGAAYILQELLTVKSDDVEGRTKIYESMVKGTNKLEAGMPVAFDVLCNELKGLGMNVTLEKRRLDTGALL encoded by the coding sequence ATGGCAGGGAAGACCGTGCGCGAAAAGAGGGTGCGCAACTACTCGAAGCGCGGGGACGGGATGAGCATCCCGGACCTGACGGAACTTCAGGGGCGTGCGTACGAGCGGTTCCTCCAGTTGAACAAGGGTCCGCACGAGCGCGACCCGTCGCTCGGGCTGGAGGCTCTCCTCCGGGAAGTGTTCCCGATCGAGAGCTACGACGGCACGATGCGCCTGGAGTACTTGCACTACACGCTCGACGAGCCGCGGTATACGCCCGACGAATGCCGCGAACTGCGTCTGACGTACGGGCGTCCGTTCCGCCTTGCGGTTCGTCTTCAGCGCGACAACCACGCCGACCTGCCGGAAGAGGACATCTTCCTCGGCGAGTTCCCGATCATGATGGGCGGCGGCGAGTTCATCGTGAACGGCGCGGAGCGCGTCATCGTCAGTCAGTTGCACCGCTCCCCCGGCGTGGACTTCCAGATCGTCTCCAGCGAGGGCGACCGCCCGCTGCACTCGGCACGGATCATCCCCGAGCGCGGCTCGTGGATCGAGCTGGAGGTGACAAAGAAGGATGTACTGGCGATGAAGATCGACCAGTCCACCAAGATGGCGGCCACGACCTTCTTGCGCTGTCTGGACGAGTCCGTCGCCTCGACCGACGCGATCATCTCCCTCTTTTACGAGGTCTCCGAGATCAAGGCCGCGGACGTGCAGCCCGAGCACTGGGCCGCCCAGTCGATCATCGACACCGAAACGGGCGAGGAGTTCGTCCATGTCGGACGCCAGATCGGCGACAAGGCGGAGGCCATCCGTTCGTCGAGCCTGAAGAAGGTCCGCGTGGTGCAGAACCCGTCGGACGAACTGATCCTGAACACGGTCGCGGAGGAGAAACTGGAGCAGTTCGAGGCGGCCACCGACCGCGAGAAGGCGCTGCTGAAGGTGTACTCGCGGCTGCGTCCGGGCAACCCGCCGCAGGTGGACAAGGCGCTGCAGCTCTTCAACGAGAAGTTCTTCGACGAGAACCGCTACCGCTTGGGCAAGGTGGGCCGATTCCGCATCAACCGGAAGTTCGACCTGGACACGCCGGATGACGCGATGTTCCTCTCGTCGGAGGACTACCTGAAGGTCATCGCGTACATCCTCGACCTGCGCTCGAACCGCCTGGACCCGAAGACGGGCAGGCCCGCCGCCCAGATCGACGACATCGACCACCTCGGCAACCGCCGCCTGCGCACGCTCGACGAACTGGCGGTGGACGAGCTGCGCAAGGGCTTCCTGAAGCTGCGGCGCACCGTGCAGGAACGCATGAGCGTGAAGGATCCCGAGGAGGTGACGAAGATCGCCGACCTCGTGAACTCCAAGAGCATCTCGTCGGCGATCGACTTCTTCTTCGGGCGCTCCGAGCTGAGCCAGGTCGTGGACCAGACGAACCCGCTCTCCACGCTGGTGCACGAGCGCAGGCTCTCCGCGCTCGGGCCGGGCGGGCTGAACCGCAAGCGCGCCGGCTTCGAGGTCCGCGACGTCCACATCTCCCACTACGGACGCATCTGCCCGATCGAGACGCCTGAAGGCACGAACATCGGCCTCATCGCGTCGCTGGGCATCTTCGCCTCCGTGGACGAGTACGGCTTCCTGCGCACGGCCTACCGCGTCGTGAAGAACGGCAAGCCCACGGGCGAGGTCGTACACCTGCGCGCCGACGAGGAGATGAAGGCCGTTCTTGCCCCCGCGGACGCGGTGGAGCCGGACGGGAAGCTGCGCGCCGGGACAATCCTGGCCCGCGTGGACAGCGAGCTGAAGGAGATCGACTCGGGTCAGGTGGACTATCTCGACATCTCGCCCAAGCAGATCGTGGGCATCTCGGCCGCGCTGATCCCGTTCCTGGAGCACGACGATGCGAACCGCGCGCTGATGGGTTCGAACATGCAGCGCCAGGCCGTGCCCCTCATCCGCGTGGAGCCCCCGGCGATCGCGACGGGCGTCGAGACGCACGTCGGCATGAACTCGGGCATGGTGGTGCGGGCGAAGCGAGGCGGGACTGTCACCTTCGCCGATGCCGAGCGCATCATCATCGACAACGCGGACGAGTATGTCCTGCGCAAGTTCGTGGGCCTCAACGAGCGCACCTGCCTGAACCAGCGCCCCGTCGTCCGCTCCGGGCAGAAGGTCGAGAAGGGGCAGGTCATCGCCGATGGCGCGGCCACCTGCCAGGGCGAGCTCGCCATCGGCAAGAACGTCCTCATCGCCTTCAACACTTTCGACGGGTACAACTTCGAGGACGCCATCGTCATCAGCGAGCGGCTGGTGAAGGACGACGTCTTCACCAGCATCCACATCGACGCCTTCGACGTCGAGATCCGCGAGACCAAGCTCGGACGCGAGGAGTTCACCCGCGACATCCCGAACGTCTCGGAGAAGATGCTCCGCAACCTCGACGACAACGGCGTGATCCGCGTCGGGGCGCGCGTCGGCCCGGGCGACATCCTCGTCGGCAAGGTCAGCCCCAAGAGCAAGACCGAGCTGACCCCCGAGGAGAAACTGCTGCACGCCATCTTCGGCCGCGCGGGCGAGGACGTGAAGAACGACTCGCTCGAAGTGCCCGCCGGCGTCGAGGGCATCGTGATCGGCACGAAGAAGTTCTCGCGCCGCACGCACATGAACGAGGCCCAGAAGAAGCAGCAGAAGAAGGACATCGAGGCCTACGAACGCTCGATGGACGTGAAGGCGATCGATCTCTTCCGCGAGATGACCGCCGCGATCAACGCGATCACCGGCTCCGAGATGGTGGACCCGATGACCCGCCAGAAGGTGGGCGCGAGCGACATCCCGGAGGTCATCCTCGAACAGATCAAGACCTTCGACGTGAAGTGGATCAAGGGATCGAAGGAGACACGCGAACGCGCGGAAGTCGTGCAGAAGCAGTACTGGCCGCGCATCGAGGCGATCGAGCAGGAGAAGCAGCGCAAGGTCTCGCACATGAAGCGGGGCGACGAGCTGCCCTCCGGCGTGCTGGAGATGGTGAAGGTCTACCTCGCCTCGAAGCGCCACCTCTCGGTCGGCGACAAGATGGCGGGACGCCACGGCAACAAGGGCGTCATCGCCCGCATCGTGCCCGAAGAGGACATGCCGTTCATGGAGGACGGCACGCCGGTGGACGTGCTGCTGAACCCGCTGGGCGTGCCCAGCCGCATGAACGTCGGGCAGATTCTCGAACTGCACCTCGGCTGGGCGGCGCACGTGCTGGGCTTCCAGGCCGTCACGCCCGTGTTCGACGGCGCGACGGAGGAGGAAATCCACGCGGCGATCGAGGAGGCGAACGCGGACGTCGAGCGGCGCACCCGCGAGTACGAGGAGCAGGGCCGCTGGCCGCACCCGCGCGAGATCCTGGCCAGGATGCCGCGCGGCGGGAAGATCCAGCTGTACGACGGCCGCACGGGCGACCCGTTCAAGCAGCGCACCTCCGTCGGATTCATGTACCTGCTCAAACTGCACCACCTCGTGGACGACAAGATCCACGCCCGCGCGACCGGCCCGTACTCGCTCATCACCCAGCAGCCCCTCGGCGGCAAGGCCCGCACCGGCGGGCAGCGCTTCGGCGAGATGGAAGTCTGGGCGCTGGAAGCGTACGGCGCGGCGTACATCCTTCAGGAACTGCTGACGGTGAAGTCAGACGACGTCGAAGGCCGCACGAAGATCTACGAGAGCATGGTCAAAGGCACGAACAAGCTGGAGGCGGGCATGCCCGTCGCCTTCGACGTGCTGTGCAACGAACTCAAGGGCCTGGGCATGAACGTGACGCTGGAGAAGCGGCGGCTGGACACGGGCGCCCTGCTCTAG
- the rpoC gene encoding DNA-directed RNA polymerase subunit beta', with the protein MSDTVYERVNDFTGVKITLASPNDIRAWSYGEVKKPETINYRTYRPEKDGLFCERIFGPERDYECACGKYRGTKYKGIICDRCGVKVTHSRVRRKRMGHINLAAPVVHIWFFKSMPSRLGTLLGMKTSDLEKVIYYQDYVVVDPGDTDLKPRQILTEDDHRANVDKYGNAFRALMGADAIRELIERLDLANEAEQLRTELRETRSKQKIKDYAKRLKLIEQVRGSENHPAWLVMDVIPVIPPDLRPLVLLESGNFATSDLNDLYRRIINRNNRLKKLMDLNAPEVIIRNEKRMLQQAVDALFDNGRCRRPVLGSSNRPLKSLTDMIKGKQGRFRENLLGKRVDYSARSVIVVGPELKLHQCGLPKKIALELYQPFIIRKLKEQGLADTIKSAKRMLERRDAEVWDILEQVIYQHPVLLNRAPTLHRMGIQAFEPVLVEGNAIRIHPLVCGGFNADFDGDQMAVHLPLSIEAQAEAHVLMLSTHNIFSPANGKPIISASQDIVMGVYFLTTEVPDSRPVEQLRSFKDRHEAILAYEQGVIDIHEFVTVRIEEFRKIVSSQGGAPADFPASRRIRTTVGRVLFSDIIEEAKRIARREWTTELGLAATDERRAECRQRLEQVEHMPYYNCALGKKGCARVIDDVYDLCGRPATIELLDLMKEIGFKQSTLAGLSFGVYDMRIPAEKSELLAEAQRRVDRVEKNYDRGIITHRERYNQLLDIWAHCREEVTTKLIETLRHDRRDENGEYADIASGAGRHYLNPVYLMSDSGARGNISQMMQLAGMRGLMAKPSGEIIETPIRANFREGLNILEYFSSTHGARKGLADTALKTADSGYLTRKLCDIAQSVIVGEHDCGSRRGIVKRAIYKGDEIDVPLRDQIEGRVSLNNIVNPMYDTQIVRENEIITREIAKKIEELGIEAVYVRSPLTSESSTGCSVMDYGLDMSTGKPVEIGMAVGIIAAQSIGEPGTQLTMRTFHTGGIGTRSVAESEYRAGVAGTVVIRDCSEAPVTDEDGREVLVSLKRNGEIAIFDAKGREVEKFKVPYGGFILVKPGQEVKKGQELVKWDPHRTPTLAEKPGRVQFVDIVLGETYREEDAGHGRDKAKVVIEHKGDLHPQINIVDAQGNILDFHYLPAKARIEVKDGQEVQAGHMLARQPRAAGGSQDIVGGLPRVTEIFEARKPKDPAYVAEITGRVELLSDKRKGKMTIRITSDSGIEKDHHVLSDKHLLVHGGDFVQAGDPLTEGPLVPHDILRIKGEEALWTYMLDEVQNVYRAQGVTINDKHIELILSQMLRKVKIENTGDTDLLPQEVVDKFQFRQTNNKIASMLRVVESGGTDLRVGELVHKDVVKEANAKAEAEGKEPAKTKRARPATGRTLLLGITKASLQSESFLSGASFQETTKVLTEAALKGAEDTLVGLKENVLLGHLIPAGTGFRLYQDLRVKYLAEPPKDDLDEEAEMLAEAARAAEALGANRNDSLGVPHVEVRSDLVGERAEAARDN; encoded by the coding sequence ATGTCCGACACCGTGTACGAGAGAGTGAACGACTTCACCGGCGTGAAGATCACCCTGGCGTCGCCCAACGACATCCGGGCCTGGTCGTACGGCGAGGTGAAGAAGCCCGAGACCATCAACTACCGCACCTACCGCCCCGAGAAGGACGGCCTCTTCTGCGAGCGCATCTTCGGCCCCGAGCGCGACTACGAGTGCGCCTGCGGCAAGTACCGCGGCACGAAGTACAAGGGCATCATCTGCGACCGCTGCGGCGTGAAGGTCACGCACTCACGCGTGCGGCGCAAGCGCATGGGGCACATCAACCTCGCCGCCCCCGTCGTCCACATCTGGTTCTTCAAGAGCATGCCCAGCCGCCTCGGCACGCTGCTGGGCATGAAGACCTCGGACCTCGAAAAGGTCATCTACTACCAGGATTACGTCGTGGTCGATCCCGGCGACACCGACCTCAAGCCCCGCCAGATCCTCACCGAGGACGACCACCGCGCCAACGTGGACAAGTACGGCAACGCGTTCCGGGCGCTGATGGGCGCGGACGCCATCCGCGAACTCATCGAGCGGCTCGACCTCGCGAACGAGGCCGAGCAGCTCCGCACCGAACTGCGCGAGACTCGCTCCAAGCAGAAGATCAAGGACTACGCCAAGCGGCTGAAGCTCATCGAGCAGGTCCGCGGCAGCGAGAACCACCCGGCGTGGCTGGTGATGGACGTCATCCCGGTCATCCCGCCCGACCTGCGCCCGCTCGTGCTGCTCGAATCGGGCAACTTCGCCACCAGCGACCTGAACGATCTCTACCGGCGCATCATCAACCGCAACAACCGCCTGAAGAAACTGATGGACCTCAACGCCCCCGAGGTCATCATCCGCAACGAGAAGCGGATGCTGCAGCAGGCGGTGGACGCGCTCTTCGACAACGGCCGCTGCCGGCGCCCGGTGCTCGGTTCGAGCAACCGCCCGCTCAAGTCGCTGACGGACATGATCAAGGGCAAACAGGGCCGGTTCCGCGAGAACCTCCTCGGCAAGCGCGTGGACTACTCCGCGCGATCCGTCATCGTGGTCGGGCCGGAGCTCAAGCTGCACCAGTGCGGTCTGCCCAAGAAGATCGCCCTCGAGCTCTACCAGCCCTTCATCATCCGCAAGCTCAAGGAGCAGGGCCTGGCGGACACCATCAAATCCGCCAAGCGCATGCTCGAACGGCGCGACGCGGAGGTGTGGGACATCCTCGAACAGGTCATCTACCAGCATCCGGTGCTGCTGAACCGCGCCCCGACGCTGCACCGCATGGGCATCCAGGCGTTCGAGCCGGTGCTGGTCGAGGGGAACGCGATCCGCATCCACCCGCTGGTGTGCGGCGGATTCAACGCCGACTTCGACGGCGACCAGATGGCCGTCCACCTCCCCCTGAGCATCGAGGCGCAGGCCGAAGCCCACGTGCTCATGCTGAGCACGCACAACATCTTCTCGCCCGCGAACGGCAAGCCGATCATCTCGGCGTCGCAGGACATCGTGATGGGCGTGTACTTCCTGACGACGGAAGTGCCCGATTCACGCCCGGTCGAGCAGCTCCGCTCGTTCAAGGACCGGCACGAGGCGATCCTGGCGTACGAGCAGGGCGTGATCGACATCCACGAGTTCGTCACGGTCCGGATCGAGGAGTTCCGCAAGATCGTCTCCTCGCAGGGGGGCGCGCCGGCGGACTTCCCCGCGAGCCGTCGCATCCGGACGACCGTCGGGCGAGTGCTGTTCTCCGACATCATCGAGGAAGCGAAGCGCATCGCACGCCGCGAGTGGACGACCGAGCTGGGCCTGGCCGCCACGGACGAGCGGCGCGCCGAGTGCCGCCAGCGGCTCGAACAGGTCGAGCACATGCCCTACTACAACTGCGCGCTGGGCAAGAAGGGGTGCGCGCGCGTCATTGACGACGTGTACGACCTCTGCGGCCGGCCCGCCACGATCGAACTGCTCGACCTGATGAAGGAGATCGGGTTCAAGCAGTCCACGCTCGCCGGCCTCTCCTTCGGCGTCTACGACATGCGCATCCCCGCGGAGAAGAGCGAGCTGCTCGCCGAGGCCCAGCGCAGGGTCGATCGCGTCGAGAAGAACTACGACCGCGGCATCATCACGCACCGCGAGCGTTACAACCAGCTCCTCGACATCTGGGCCCACTGCCGCGAGGAAGTCACCACGAAACTCATCGAAACCCTCAGGCACGACCGGCGCGACGAGAACGGCGAGTACGCCGACATCGCCTCCGGCGCGGGCAGGCACTACCTCAACCCCGTCTACCTCATGTCCGACTCCGGCGCCCGCGGCAACATCAGCCAGATGATGCAGCTGGCCGGCATGCGCGGCCTGATGGCCAAGCCCTCGGGCGAGATCATCGAGACCCCCATCCGCGCCAACTTCCGCGAGGGCCTCAACATCCTCGAGTACTTCTCCTCGACGCACGGCGCCCGCAAGGGGCTGGCGGACACCGCCCTCAAGACCGCCGACTCCGGCTACCTCACCCGCAAACTCTGCGACATCGCCCAGTCCGTCATCGTGGGCGAGCACGACTGCGGCTCCAGGCGCGGCATCGTCAAACGCGCCATCTACAAGGGCGACGAGATCGACGTTCCCCTCCGCGACCAGATCGAGGGACGCGTCAGCCTCAACAACATCGTCAACCCCATGTACGACACGCAGATCGTCCGCGAGAACGAGATCATCACGAGGGAGATCGCCAAGAAGATCGAGGAGCTCGGCATCGAGGCCGTCTACGTCCGCTCTCCCCTCACCAGCGAGAGCAGCACCGGCTGCTCGGTCATGGACTACGGCCTGGACATGTCCACCGGCAAGCCGGTCGAGATCGGGATGGCCGTCGGCATCATCGCCGCCCAGTCCATCGGCGAGCCGGGAACGCAGCTGACGATGCGCACCTTCCACACCGGCGGCATCGGCACACGCTCCGTCGCCGAGAGCGAGTACCGCGCCGGCGTCGCCGGCACCGTCGTCATCCGCGATTGCAGCGAGGCCCCCGTCACCGACGAGGACGGCCGCGAAGTCCTCGTCTCTCTCAAACGCAACGGCGAGATCGCCATCTTCGACGCCAAGGGACGCGAGGTCGAGAAGTTCAAGGTGCCCTACGGCGGGTTCATCCTCGTCAAGCCCGGGCAGGAAGTGAAGAAGGGACAGGAACTCGTCAAGTGGGACCCGCACCGCACCCCCACCCTCGCCGAGAAGCCCGGAAGGGTCCAGTTCGTCGACATCGTCCTGGGCGAGACCTACCGCGAGGAGGACGCCGGCCATGGCCGCGATAAGGCCAAGGTCGTCATCGAGCACAAGGGTGACCTCCACCCCCAGATCAACATCGTCGATGCGCAGGGCAACATCCTCGACTTCCACTATCTCCCCGCCAAGGCTCGCATCGAGGTCAAGGACGGCCAGGAAGTCCAAGCCGGGCACATGCTCGCGCGCCAGCCCCGCGCCGCGGGCGGCTCGCAGGACATCGTCGGCGGCCTCCCCCGCGTGACCGAGATCTTCGAGGCCCGAAAGCCGAAGGATCCCGCCTACGTCGCCGAGATCACCGGCCGAGTGGAACTCCTCTCGGACAAGCGCAAGGGCAAGATGACCATCCGCATCACGTCCGACTCGGGCATCGAGAAGGACCACCACGTCCTGTCGGACAAGCACCTGCTCGTGCACGGCGGCGACTTCGTGCAGGCCGGCGACCCGCTCACCGAAGGCCCGCTCGTGCCCCACGACATCCTGCGCATCAAGGGCGAGGAAGCCCTCTGGACCTACATGCTCGACGAGGTGCAGAACGTCTACCGCGCCCAGGGCGTCACCATCAACGACAAGCACATCGAGCTCATCCTGAGCCAGATGCTCCGCAAGGTGAAGATCGAGAACACCGGCGATACCGACCTGCTGCCGCAGGAAGTCGTCGACAAGTTCCAGTTCCGCCAGACCAACAACAAGATCGCCTCGATGCTGCGCGTGGTCGAGTCAGGCGGGACGGACCTGCGCGTGGGCGAACTGGTCCACAAGGACGTGGTGAAGGAGGCGAACGCCAAGGCCGAGGCCGAGGGCAAGGAGC